The following coding sequences are from one Paenibacillus tundrae window:
- a CDS encoding glycosyltransferase family 4 protein yields the protein MATKPKLMLFSHVCNTRSITGAEKLLLHFIREMGAIFDCVLVVPQEGKLAGLARRFDIPVKVCFLPMLHGVYIPYHGIANDAEQLRQSPAYQEALSLLRESAPDLVLTNTCVNVLPAVAAKSLQIPVIWKITEIIQSTEHINEAVQMIGRYSDWIIGISETAGAPFKQAGMGDKLTILPPTWDPGLPDPDRWLHLRERKRKELGIKPFQSCIGYISSFIYDAKGLKPFVEMALQLCETHPRARFWIIGTPSDKKYYDECVTRVKKSGYYRRFTFTTFEENVSLAYTAMDIVVIPSMVKEGFGMTALEGMYFAKPVIAFAQGGLAELLETVGSGEFLAPPGDSTALTSMATKLLNDSELASDVAWRNRTEAERLYGIATYRTEMHTMVTQWLIRFPAWFPYIQPPNGPVYAWGEGALRTVLMMRPDAVRACLFPLSVIHTLPLSSLPPLTVGSHEPIQRTAEHEVLRTRKRKTTRHRTGRSLRQTLEHSRVRDASKRSKGSGKRKTKPGQKKKHSSHKKSSAVRKRGLTKARGSRVRRSMSNTR from the coding sequence ATGGCAACTAAACCTAAACTAATGTTGTTTTCCCATGTGTGTAATACCCGCAGTATTACAGGGGCGGAGAAGCTGTTACTGCATTTTATAAGGGAAATGGGTGCGATCTTCGACTGTGTGCTGGTTGTTCCTCAGGAAGGGAAGCTTGCAGGGCTTGCACGGAGATTCGATATACCGGTCAAGGTTTGTTTTCTTCCAATGCTGCACGGTGTCTATATCCCTTATCACGGTATCGCAAACGATGCAGAGCAGCTTCGTCAAAGCCCTGCTTACCAGGAGGCGCTCTCCCTATTAAGGGAGTCCGCGCCTGACCTGGTGCTGACCAATACGTGTGTGAATGTCCTGCCTGCGGTGGCTGCTAAATCACTGCAAATTCCGGTCATCTGGAAAATCACTGAAATCATACAGTCCACTGAACACATCAACGAGGCTGTGCAGATGATTGGTCGGTATTCGGATTGGATCATTGGTATATCTGAAACAGCCGGAGCTCCGTTTAAACAAGCGGGAATGGGCGACAAGCTGACCATCTTACCACCAACATGGGATCCGGGTTTACCTGATCCTGATCGTTGGCTGCATTTGCGAGAGCGGAAGCGGAAGGAACTGGGGATAAAGCCTTTCCAGAGCTGCATTGGTTACATTTCTTCGTTTATTTACGATGCCAAGGGACTGAAACCTTTTGTTGAGATGGCGTTGCAATTGTGTGAAACCCATCCTCGTGCCCGATTTTGGATCATCGGTACGCCATCAGACAAAAAGTACTATGACGAATGCGTGACCCGGGTCAAAAAGTCAGGCTATTATCGAAGATTCACCTTTACCACATTTGAGGAAAATGTATCGCTGGCCTATACAGCTATGGATATCGTAGTTATTCCGAGCATGGTCAAAGAGGGCTTTGGCATGACCGCCCTGGAGGGGATGTATTTTGCCAAACCGGTTATCGCATTTGCCCAAGGTGGTCTTGCCGAATTGCTTGAGACGGTAGGAAGTGGAGAATTTCTGGCTCCTCCTGGAGATAGTACAGCACTTACCAGCATGGCAACGAAACTGCTGAATGATTCAGAGCTTGCTTCCGATGTGGCTTGGCGCAACCGGACAGAAGCGGAACGATTGTATGGCATCGCAACCTATAGGACTGAGATGCATACGATGGTGACACAGTGGCTTATACGTTTTCCTGCATGGTTCCCCTACATTCAGCCTCCGAACGGGCCGGTATACGCATGGGGAGAAGGAGCGCTGCGCACTGTGCTAATGATGAGACCGGATGCGGTTCGAGCATGTTTATTCCCACTCTCTGTGATCCATACCTTGCCGCTCTCGTCACTGCCTCCACTGACAGTTGGATCTCATGAACCTATACAGAGAACTGCAGAGCATGAAGTTCTACGAACGAGAAAAAGAAAAACAACCCGGCATCGAACAGGCCGCAGTTTACGACAGACTCTAGAGCATTCTAGGGTGCGGGATGCCTCCAAACGCAGCAAAGGATCGGGTAAACGCAAAACGAAGCCGGGTCAGAAGAAGAAGCATAGCTCGCACAAAAAATCATCGGCTGTTCGCAAACGTGGGCTTACCAAGGCAAGGGGGAGCCGGGTTCGCCGTAGCATGTCGAATACACGATGA
- a CDS encoding NAD-dependent epimerase/dehydratase family protein, protein MDGAELTGKKVLITGASGFTGRHAVEFFQSAGAVVGAVVRRENVYAFPEDTYVHVCDLNDKTQVRQLIDEVQPDYVLHLAGKNSVPDSWSDPLLVLETNVMAVLYLLDALRSCPAARTVIVGSRLKYTPEPGKIPQPPHPYSLSKALEEMVTLSWMSLFGQQIMVAEPGNLIGAGPSTGICSLLARHIVACEQEGKTEAFRLSGRENTRDFLDVRDAVRAYATLLVHGTTGTVYPVVSGTERSLGEIADTLLSMTSANVPVRWDGATSGPDGAGEEEQLSLLRKLGWQPLIPFAQSLQDILSDVRIQQGRGTD, encoded by the coding sequence ATGGATGGAGCAGAGCTAACAGGCAAGAAGGTGCTCATTACAGGCGCCTCAGGTTTTACAGGGCGACATGCCGTTGAATTTTTTCAGTCAGCCGGTGCAGTGGTCGGGGCCGTGGTCAGACGTGAGAATGTCTATGCATTTCCTGAGGACACGTATGTCCATGTCTGTGACCTGAATGACAAAACGCAAGTGCGTCAATTAATCGACGAGGTGCAGCCTGACTATGTGCTGCATCTCGCAGGTAAAAATTCCGTACCGGATTCATGGTCTGATCCGTTGCTTGTGCTGGAGACCAATGTGATGGCTGTGCTGTATCTGCTGGATGCACTGCGCAGTTGTCCTGCTGCTAGAACGGTCATTGTTGGTTCGCGGCTAAAGTACACTCCAGAACCCGGCAAAATCCCGCAGCCGCCGCACCCATACAGTCTTAGCAAAGCTCTGGAGGAGATGGTGACCCTGTCGTGGATGTCTCTATTTGGTCAGCAGATCATGGTGGCTGAACCGGGCAACCTGATTGGTGCTGGCCCCTCCACAGGAATTTGCTCGCTGCTTGCGCGTCATATTGTCGCCTGTGAGCAGGAGGGCAAGACAGAAGCCTTCCGTCTCTCAGGTCGGGAGAATACCCGTGATTTTCTGGATGTACGTGATGCGGTGCGAGCCTATGCTACATTGTTAGTTCACGGAACGACGGGTACAGTCTATCCTGTTGTCTCTGGTACGGAGCGCAGTCTGGGTGAGATCGCGGATACATTGTTGTCGATGACAAGTGCAAATGTACCTGTGCGCTGGGATGGAGCAACCTCAGGCCCAGACGGAGCTGGGGAAGAGGAACAATTGTCGTTGCTGCGCAAACTGGGCTGGCAGCCGCTCATTCCGTTTGCACAATCCCTTCAGGATATTCTAAGTGATGTTCGTATCCAGCAAGGGAGGGGAACGGATTGA
- a CDS encoding glycosyltransferase family 2 protein, with product MNPKVSIVIPFYNCPYVPQAIQSALNQTYTETEIIVVDDGSTQYSHLLHPYLPYINVLGKSNGGTASALNHGIRHASGEYVAWLSSDDLFYPDKIRQQVQFMLEQQALVSHTNFHYINEHAAVTKLLGGAEPMAPVDWLRRFVNGNPVNGCTVMIRKDLFGAVGLFDEYLPYTHDLDLWLRILLNGYHFPYLNEPHTAYRWHEAMGSMRHATVIGQEASMVWSRYRDPLLQRIASIGG from the coding sequence TTGAACCCGAAGGTGTCTATTGTTATTCCGTTCTACAACTGTCCTTATGTGCCTCAAGCGATTCAAAGTGCCTTGAATCAGACATACACTGAGACCGAGATCATTGTAGTCGACGATGGTTCGACGCAGTACTCCCATCTACTACATCCTTATCTTCCTTATATTAATGTGCTTGGCAAAAGTAATGGAGGAACAGCGTCTGCACTGAATCACGGTATACGCCATGCATCCGGGGAGTATGTTGCTTGGCTCAGTTCAGATGATCTGTTTTATCCAGACAAAATCCGGCAACAGGTTCAGTTTATGCTAGAGCAGCAAGCGTTGGTTTCTCATACTAATTTTCACTATATTAATGAGCATGCTGCTGTGACCAAGTTGCTTGGCGGAGCAGAGCCGATGGCTCCTGTGGATTGGTTGCGCAGGTTCGTGAACGGTAATCCGGTAAATGGCTGTACAGTAATGATTCGTAAAGACCTGTTCGGAGCCGTAGGTCTGTTCGATGAATATCTGCCGTACACTCACGATCTGGATCTCTGGTTGCGGATTCTGCTGAACGGATATCATTTCCCGTATTTGAACGAGCCGCATACTGCCTATCGCTGGCATGAGGCTATGGGATCCATGAGACACGCTACAGTGATTGGGCAAGAAGCCTCTATGGTATGGTCGAGATATCGTGATCCGCTGTTGCAGCGAATCGCGAGCATAGGGGGATAG
- a CDS encoding amino acid ABC transporter ATP-binding protein: MISLTNIHKTFGKQEVLKGIDLTVEQGDVVAILGPSGSGKTTLLRCVNFLERADEGKVQISGLTVDCEHARKHDIVQLRRKTAMVFQHYNLFKHKTVLDNVTEGLIVAQKVPKADAKARALRVLEQVGLATKVNEYPSMLSGGQQQRVGIARALALNPEVILFDEPTSALDPELVGEVLSVIRSIAQQGITMVVVTHEMGFAREVANRVIFMDGGVIVEEGTPEDIFVRPKQERTRQFLSRYSSDWSYVI, encoded by the coding sequence ATGATTTCACTAACGAACATACACAAGACGTTTGGGAAGCAGGAAGTATTAAAGGGCATTGATCTGACGGTGGAGCAGGGGGACGTTGTAGCGATTCTTGGCCCTAGTGGATCAGGCAAAACGACACTGCTGCGCTGCGTCAATTTTCTTGAGCGAGCGGATGAAGGCAAGGTTCAGATCAGTGGATTGACCGTCGATTGTGAGCATGCACGCAAACATGATATTGTACAGCTTCGGCGCAAGACGGCAATGGTTTTCCAGCATTATAATTTGTTCAAACACAAAACAGTGCTCGATAATGTGACGGAAGGGCTAATTGTAGCTCAAAAAGTTCCCAAAGCTGATGCCAAGGCACGGGCGCTGCGTGTATTAGAACAAGTTGGACTTGCTACTAAGGTGAATGAATATCCAAGCATGTTGTCCGGTGGACAGCAGCAACGCGTTGGCATTGCTCGTGCACTGGCATTGAATCCAGAGGTTATTCTATTTGATGAACCGACCTCGGCACTTGACCCTGAATTAGTAGGTGAAGTCCTCTCTGTTATACGTTCTATCGCCCAACAGGGGATTACGATGGTCGTCGTCACCCATGAAATGGGATTTGCTCGCGAAGTTGCGAACCGTGTCATCTTCATGGATGGAGGCGTTATTGTCGAAGAAGGAACGCCAGAGGATATTTTTGTACGACCTAAGCAAGAACGAACGAGACAATTCCTCAGCCGATATTCCTCGGATTGGAGTTACGTCATTTGA
- a CDS encoding glycosyltransferase, with product MEPKVSIVIPFYNCEYIDQAIYSAVHQTYPHIEVIVVDDGSTQYVERVQPFMDRITYIRKENGGTATALNEGIKRATGDYFVWLSSDDVMLLDRVEKQLGFMLKVKALFCHGAYHYVNADNEWMDTIRPEVGSRLEVLQVLLEGCPINGCTVMLEMDAFRKFGMFDTDFRYTHDYEMWLRLFPVYELFYFNDPLVSYRVHEKMGTKRHFDELKAEMERVQAKHRPTLLNLLQVGGYWQ from the coding sequence ATGGAGCCTAAGGTATCGATCGTCATTCCTTTTTACAACTGTGAATACATTGATCAGGCCATCTACAGTGCCGTTCATCAGACATATCCTCATATTGAAGTCATCGTTGTAGATGATGGTTCTACGCAGTATGTCGAGCGGGTGCAGCCGTTTATGGATCGGATTACTTACATTCGCAAAGAAAATGGCGGCACGGCGACAGCTCTGAATGAAGGGATCAAAAGAGCAACCGGTGATTATTTTGTATGGCTTAGCTCGGATGATGTGATGTTACTGGATCGGGTAGAGAAACAGTTGGGATTTATGTTGAAGGTAAAGGCATTGTTCTGTCATGGAGCTTATCACTATGTGAATGCCGATAATGAATGGATGGATACCATCCGTCCTGAAGTAGGGAGCCGCTTGGAGGTACTGCAGGTACTTCTGGAGGGTTGTCCGATTAACGGCTGTACCGTGATGCTGGAGATGGATGCTTTTCGAAAATTCGGCATGTTCGATACCGATTTCCGTTACACGCATGATTATGAGATGTGGTTGAGGTTGTTCCCGGTCTATGAGCTATTTTATTTCAATGATCCGTTAGTGTCTTATCGAGTGCATGAAAAGATGGGCACGAAGCGTCATTTCGATGAACTGAAGGCGGAGATGGAGCGAGTTCAGGCGAAACATCGTCCCACATTGCTTAATCTGCTGCAGGTGGGCGGATATTGGCAATAA
- a CDS encoding polysaccharide biosynthesis protein: MFENKRILVTGGTGSWGYELVAQLLPQQPKEIIVYSRNESSQVAMSRDFEDPRLHFRIGDIRDKEALTAACQQVDYVFHLAALKHVPVCEDQPYEALKTNVIGTQNVIEAAIENKVEKVIYISTDKAANPSNFYGMTKAIGEKLIVYANLLHSNTRFVTVRGGNVLGTNGSVVHLFKNQIRQKGQVSITDMNMTRFFLTLKDAITLLFKASVESVGGEIFVMTMPTCKIVDLAEVLIEDSGVENVGIVERGTRPGEKIHEILMSEFESMTTVVYDEQYLVILPTLGIPGLKEHYTNCPPVSFSSFSSEHQLMTKEEIREILKRGGFLS, from the coding sequence ATGTTTGAAAATAAGCGTATACTCGTGACTGGCGGCACTGGATCATGGGGTTATGAACTTGTGGCTCAACTGCTGCCTCAGCAACCCAAAGAAATTATTGTGTACTCACGTAATGAATCAAGCCAAGTGGCGATGAGCCGTGATTTTGAAGATCCTCGTCTGCATTTCCGCATCGGTGATATTCGGGACAAAGAAGCACTAACTGCGGCATGCCAGCAGGTGGACTATGTATTTCACTTAGCTGCACTTAAGCATGTTCCGGTATGTGAAGATCAGCCGTATGAAGCGCTGAAAACCAATGTGATCGGCACCCAAAATGTGATTGAAGCGGCCATTGAGAACAAGGTGGAAAAAGTCATATATATTTCAACCGACAAGGCAGCTAATCCGTCGAACTTCTATGGAATGACGAAGGCGATCGGTGAGAAGTTAATCGTCTACGCTAATCTGTTGCACAGTAATACACGTTTTGTCACAGTACGGGGAGGTAACGTGCTTGGCACCAATGGGAGCGTTGTTCATCTGTTCAAGAACCAGATCCGTCAAAAGGGTCAAGTATCGATTACCGATATGAACATGACACGTTTCTTCCTGACTCTGAAGGATGCGATCACTTTATTGTTCAAGGCTTCGGTGGAAAGTGTTGGTGGCGAAATATTTGTCATGACGATGCCTACTTGCAAAATTGTGGATCTCGCTGAAGTGCTGATTGAAGATTCAGGTGTTGAGAATGTTGGCATTGTAGAACGTGGCACCCGTCCAGGTGAGAAAATCCATGAAATTCTGATGAGCGAATTCGAAAGTATGACTACAGTTGTCTACGACGAGCAGTATTTGGTTATTTTGCCTACGCTCGGTATTCCAGGACTCAAAGAGCATTACACGAATTGCCCTCCAGTCTCCTTCAGTAGTTTTAGTTCCGAACATCAATTAATGACGAAAGAGGAGATTCGTGAAATTCTCAAGCGCGGAGGATTCTTGTCATGA
- a CDS encoding CgeB family protein, producing MKNVAKKRHRALSEAEVAYRGGYAEGRRFGGCQAMLERVQPVEPAKRDMKVLYIPQGFDAIDGGIIEALQQSVRECVVGTSTTMLQEASDHRPDVVLVMNGLHVFPADHLEQVDGIRALGIRTAIWFVDDPYFTEDTVHICQHYDVVFTHEEAAIPFYQAHGARSVIYLPLAVNPGLFQPRRTEPQHQYDICFIGTGFWNRIALFDELAPFLADKKVFIAGSQWNRLTRLDIMSRFIREGWLDPGATVDYYNGAKIVINVHRTCQNGEDNRNTHQLEGRSINPRTYEINACGTMQITDARSDLSRYYRPGYDIETFTTAAELQHKISYYLQHHQEREAIAWRGLLTTLNQHTFTHRMVQLLGHL from the coding sequence GTGAAGAATGTGGCGAAGAAACGACACCGCGCGCTCAGCGAAGCGGAGGTAGCATACCGCGGCGGATATGCAGAAGGCCGCCGATTCGGCGGTTGTCAGGCCATGTTGGAGCGCGTTCAACCGGTTGAGCCAGCGAAGCGTGATATGAAGGTGCTTTATATCCCACAGGGATTCGATGCCATTGATGGAGGTATCATCGAAGCGCTGCAGCAGTCTGTTCGGGAGTGTGTTGTCGGAACGTCGACAACGATGCTGCAGGAAGCGAGCGACCATCGACCTGATGTTGTGTTGGTCATGAACGGATTGCATGTATTTCCGGCAGATCACTTGGAGCAAGTAGATGGCATACGTGCACTCGGCATTCGAACAGCCATCTGGTTCGTGGATGACCCGTACTTTACCGAGGATACGGTTCACATCTGCCAACATTATGATGTTGTGTTTACCCATGAGGAAGCTGCGATTCCCTTTTATCAAGCTCATGGAGCACGAAGCGTCATCTATTTACCACTTGCGGTGAATCCGGGCCTGTTCCAGCCACGACGTACCGAACCACAGCATCAATATGACATTTGTTTTATCGGTACAGGGTTCTGGAATCGAATTGCCTTGTTCGATGAACTCGCTCCATTTCTGGCTGATAAGAAGGTATTTATTGCAGGTAGTCAATGGAATCGGCTGACTCGTTTGGATATTATGAGTCGTTTCATCCGTGAAGGATGGCTTGATCCCGGAGCAACAGTGGACTATTACAACGGTGCCAAGATTGTTATCAATGTCCATCGAACGTGCCAGAACGGCGAGGATAATCGAAATACGCATCAGCTAGAAGGTCGATCGATCAATCCGCGCACTTACGAGATCAATGCTTGTGGCACGATGCAGATTACGGATGCGCGCAGTGACCTTTCACGGTATTACCGGCCAGGTTATGACATCGAAACTTTTACCACAGCAGCCGAGCTTCAGCACAAAATTAGTTATTACCTCCAGCATCATCAGGAACGTGAAGCGATCGCCTGGCGCGGGCTGCTCACAACGTTGAACCAGCATACTTTTACCCATCGCATGGTGCAATTGCTTGGACATCTGTAA
- a CDS encoding dTDP-4-dehydrorhamnose reductase family protein: MKLLILGGNGMAGHVMVDYFRRQGVHSVFYTTRDASDPNGLLLDVNDSFMVDRLVEAVHPDVIVNAVGVLNSFADVDKINAYHINGFLPHRLRRVADTIGARLIHISTDCVFSGDRGGYTESDVTDGTSAYAVTKALGEIQDPGHLTIRTSIIGPEIRKGGIGLMNWFMSSTGEVGGYTRVLWNGVTTLELAKWVDHYLASPVSGLIHLAHPHPLSKHDLLVLFQQIWNKQDVVIVPDDRMVQDRTLVSTRVDVKTDLPDYSTMLKELALWMEQS; the protein is encoded by the coding sequence ATGAAGTTGCTGATACTTGGGGGGAACGGAATGGCCGGCCATGTAATGGTCGACTATTTCCGCCGTCAAGGTGTGCACAGTGTGTTTTACACAACCCGGGATGCTTCGGATCCGAATGGACTGTTACTGGATGTGAACGATAGTTTCATGGTGGATCGTTTGGTGGAAGCTGTGCACCCTGATGTGATCGTGAACGCTGTGGGTGTATTGAACAGTTTCGCGGATGTAGACAAAATCAATGCTTATCATATTAATGGTTTTCTTCCACATCGTCTGCGCCGGGTCGCAGATACCATTGGAGCACGGCTCATTCATATCAGCACAGACTGTGTGTTCAGTGGAGACCGTGGAGGTTATACCGAGTCGGATGTTACGGATGGCACTTCTGCTTATGCAGTCACGAAGGCATTGGGTGAAATTCAGGACCCAGGACACCTGACCATCCGTACGTCTATTATTGGTCCCGAAATCCGGAAGGGCGGCATTGGATTAATGAACTGGTTCATGTCCAGCACAGGGGAGGTTGGTGGATATACCCGTGTGTTATGGAACGGGGTCACCACTCTTGAGCTGGCCAAATGGGTGGATCATTATCTAGCCTCTCCTGTCAGTGGATTGATCCATCTTGCCCATCCGCATCCACTAAGCAAGCACGATCTGCTCGTGTTATTTCAGCAGATATGGAACAAACAGGATGTCGTCATTGTTCCTGATGATCGCATGGTGCAGGATCGGACGCTTGTATCAACACGCGTGGATGTGAAGACAGACCTTCCGGATTATTCTACGATGCTGAAGGAGCTGGCATTATGGATGGAGCAGAGCTAA
- the wecB gene encoding non-hydrolyzing UDP-N-acetylglucosamine 2-epimerase yields MKIMTVLGTRPEIIRLSLIISKLDQYASKHILVHTGQNFTESLSGLFFKEMGLRAPDYVLQDEAASLGRQLSSMFTQMEDLLLQEKPDKVLLLGDTNSALCAVLAERMGIPVIHMEAGNRCFDLDVPEEKNRRVIDAISTINMPYTEQSKKHLVSEGVPSRRIVLTGNPIYEVMQHYKAQVDASKILRKLKLKSGQYFLVTAHRAENVDHPPHLMEIMKGLNHVAEAYGLQVICSIHPRTAIRIAEHLQLEMNPLVEFHEPFGFFDFVMLERHARLALTDSGTVQEECCIMGVPTVTMRRTTERPETVDCGSNVVSGLDAARIADCVKVMTELSNDWECPQGYKATDVSSKVVKFLLGGKMHV; encoded by the coding sequence ATGAAGATCATGACTGTGCTGGGCACGAGACCTGAGATTATTCGGCTCAGCCTAATCATCTCCAAGCTGGATCAGTACGCATCGAAGCACATTCTAGTGCACACAGGACAGAACTTTACAGAAAGTCTGAGTGGTCTCTTTTTCAAAGAGATGGGTCTGCGTGCTCCAGACTATGTGCTTCAGGATGAGGCGGCCTCCCTAGGTCGCCAGTTATCCTCCATGTTTACTCAGATGGAAGATTTATTACTGCAAGAGAAGCCAGATAAAGTGCTGCTGCTTGGTGATACCAATAGTGCGCTCTGTGCTGTATTAGCAGAACGTATGGGGATTCCCGTCATTCATATGGAGGCCGGCAACCGCTGCTTCGATCTGGATGTACCAGAGGAAAAGAATCGCCGCGTCATTGATGCGATATCCACAATAAATATGCCTTACACCGAACAGAGCAAAAAACATCTGGTCAGTGAAGGTGTGCCCAGTCGGCGAATCGTGCTGACAGGCAATCCGATCTATGAAGTGATGCAACATTATAAAGCACAGGTAGATGCCAGTAAAATTTTGCGGAAATTAAAGCTGAAGTCTGGACAATATTTTCTTGTTACAGCACACCGAGCTGAGAATGTAGATCATCCGCCACATTTAATGGAAATTATGAAGGGCTTGAATCATGTTGCTGAAGCGTATGGCCTCCAGGTGATCTGTAGCATCCATCCACGAACTGCCATCCGGATTGCAGAGCATCTGCAATTGGAGATGAATCCATTAGTGGAATTTCATGAGCCGTTCGGATTCTTCGACTTCGTGATGTTGGAACGTCATGCCCGACTCGCCCTTACGGATAGCGGTACTGTGCAAGAGGAGTGCTGCATTATGGGGGTTCCGACGGTAACGATGCGACGGACGACAGAACGTCCAGAGACGGTGGACTGTGGTAGCAATGTGGTGTCTGGGCTGGATGCTGCTCGCATTGCAGACTGTGTGAAGGTGATGACGGAGCTATCCAATGATTGGGAGTGCCCGCAAGGTTACAAGGCTACGGATGTATCCAGTAAAGTGGTCAAATTTCTGCTTGGAGGGAAAATGCATGTTTGA
- a CDS encoding CgeB family protein, with amino-acid sequence MSIKHRKNKHFHAPVLSLADQARKNGQHAGYDAGKEEGYLRGRANYIVNCAQEPLPFRPIHVLYVSSGKGFPYSPLDEAIMATLQSMVSQVTLTDPRQPVSEIALQSRPDLVLVLDGMDIPMEHIDAIRQAGIPTAIWLTDDPYYTDMTLETVKHFDHIFTLELNCVDLYRQSGCASVHYLPFAAFTNHYFPITTPSPLHREVSFIGSAYWNRVYFFNPIMAQLMTHQTVFNGIWWDRLPDYTSYGEKIELGRWMTPQETNDVYNGTKIVINLHRSHEDDSVNNNHLKIPPASPNPRTFEISASATLQLTDARDDLARFYKPGVEIETYSSPQELLEKVEYYLAHEKERREIALRGLERTLKDHTYGKRINEMLTIIFP; translated from the coding sequence ATGTCTATCAAACACAGAAAGAACAAGCATTTCCATGCGCCTGTGCTTAGTTTGGCAGATCAGGCTCGCAAGAATGGACAGCATGCCGGATACGATGCGGGGAAAGAAGAAGGATACCTGCGTGGTCGTGCCAACTATATCGTTAATTGCGCACAGGAGCCACTGCCGTTTCGCCCCATCCACGTCCTGTACGTATCTTCAGGCAAAGGTTTCCCATATTCACCTCTCGATGAAGCCATCATGGCTACACTCCAGAGCATGGTGTCTCAAGTCACATTAACCGATCCGCGTCAGCCTGTGTCCGAGATTGCCCTGCAATCGCGCCCTGACCTGGTACTTGTGCTGGATGGCATGGATATTCCAATGGAGCATATTGATGCCATTCGCCAAGCCGGAATACCGACAGCGATCTGGCTTACTGATGATCCTTACTACACGGATATGACGCTTGAGACTGTAAAACATTTTGACCATATCTTCACACTGGAACTCAATTGCGTTGACCTCTATCGACAAAGCGGCTGTGCTTCTGTGCATTATCTGCCCTTTGCCGCGTTCACGAATCATTACTTCCCGATTACAACACCTTCTCCACTACATCGCGAAGTTAGCTTTATCGGTTCGGCATACTGGAACAGGGTCTACTTCTTCAATCCAATCATGGCACAGCTGATGACACACCAAACCGTATTTAACGGAATTTGGTGGGATCGTCTGCCTGACTATACGTCCTATGGCGAGAAAATCGAACTTGGCCGCTGGATGACTCCGCAGGAAACCAATGATGTATACAACGGCACCAAAATCGTGATTAACCTGCACCGTTCCCACGAGGATGATTCAGTGAACAATAACCATCTCAAAATTCCACCTGCTTCTCCGAATCCAAGAACATTCGAAATTTCGGCATCGGCAACCCTACAACTTACGGATGCACGTGACGATCTTGCCCGCTTCTACAAACCAGGTGTAGAGATCGAGACGTATTCTTCTCCTCAGGAGTTGCTCGAAAAAGTTGAATATTATCTCGCCCATGAGAAAGAGCGGCGTGAAATTGCTCTTCGAGGCTTGGAACGTACACTCAAGGATCACACCTACGGCAAAAGAATCAATGAAATGCTGACCATTATCTTTCCTTAA
- a CDS encoding restriction endonuclease subunit S, which produces MSREQSLILMLDAAAKMQWNIALILEAKAIEAEKVRNWTLNHLNGETFVTHGDQVAEPLKMHEQLVEMLEGLTRMETGLCNNLKAVMIQDEGGDSGGMDGGMFGGMDLGDLGK; this is translated from the coding sequence ATGAGTAGAGAGCAAAGCCTTATTCTCATGCTGGATGCTGCAGCCAAAATGCAATGGAACATTGCGCTGATTTTGGAAGCGAAGGCCATTGAAGCAGAGAAAGTGCGAAATTGGACACTCAATCATCTGAACGGGGAAACCTTTGTGACCCATGGCGATCAAGTCGCAGAGCCACTGAAGATGCATGAGCAATTGGTTGAGATGTTGGAAGGGCTAACTCGGATGGAAACGGGACTCTGTAACAATTTAAAAGCTGTCATGATACAGGATGAGGGTGGAGACAGCGGCGGTATGGATGGTGGCATGTTTGGCGGTATGGATCTGGGGGATCTCGGAAAATGA